ATGACCTAAGGTCATTCCCTGTTCTGCTATCAGTACTTAGATTACAAACCCTGAGACcagaagaaataattatcgTATTTGATTTTCCAGAACACGAGGTTGAAGCCAGGGCTAAGGCAATGGAAGAAGTTAAGAAATACAGTAGCAGTCTGAGAAATCTTAGACCATTCTTCAGAATCCCTCCACCTCCTCCAAACCACAGAGCAGGATCAAACAGACTTTATGGAGCATCAAAAGCCAAGAATGAAATCATAATATTCTTTGACAGTGATGATCTAATGCATCCACAAAGAGTTGAGTATGTCTCCAGAGCCTTTAAAGCCAATAAAGATATGGATGCCTTCTTAACTGAGTACTTCGTGGAGCAGATGGACACAACAGAACAAGCCAAAGAAATGCCAAGCAAATCCATGATTGATATTAAAACCAAATTTGACCTTGATCAAATTGAAAGAGAGGGTAAACTCTTGAGGAACTCTTATGAGGAGGAATTTAAAGAAGCTGAAAAAGCTGTCAAAGAGTATGGATTAAAATGTCCATGGGATCCCAATGATAAGCTAACTGAAATCAACTGGCCAGAAACTCACGGTTGGTGGCTTTACTGTTGCCATAATGGGTGGTTAACAATCAAAAGAAGTGTGTTAATAGAAGTTCCATATCCCGATAAACCGTCTGGGGAAGATTCATTGTATGTGTTTAGACTCCTAATGAGCAGAAAGAATGTTGGTCATAGTACTGTTCCTTTGGGAGTGTACGTCCTAGGAAACACATATGAAGTCAGGTAACCAAGTTCACTGTACTTGATAGCATTTATGGCAGTACATCTTATAGAAACTATTCATTCTTGCTGAATCTGCTTTGAGCTGATGTTTACTTCCAGACTTTACAATCTTGGATCTTGAGTCCTTCAACCTCGTCATCATTGCAGAAATAATCAGTGATGAGCTTTTTGTCAGCAGGTTTGGA
This Cryptosporidium parvum Iowa II chromosome 7, whole genome shotgun sequence DNA region includes the following protein-coding sequences:
- a CDS encoding family 2 glycosyl transferase, possible fragment; amino-acid sequence: MELVEKEVEAVGQVPMDHFDPDISVVIPVAFDDLRSFPVLLSVLRLQTLRPEEIIIVFDFPEHEVEARAKAMEEVKKYSSSLRNLRPFFRIPPPPPNHRAGSNRLYGASKAKNEIIIFFDSDDLMHPQRVEYVSRAFKANKDMDAFLTEYFVEQMDTTEQAKEMPSKSMIDIKTKFDLDQIEREGKLLRNSYEEEFKEAEKAVKEYGLKCPWDPNDKLTEINWPETHGWWLYCCHNGWLTIKRSVLIEVPYPDKPSGEDSLYVFRLLMSRKNVGHSTVPLGVYVLGNTYEVR